One part of the Ranitomeya imitator isolate aRanImi1 chromosome 10, aRanImi1.pri, whole genome shotgun sequence genome encodes these proteins:
- the LOC138651951 gene encoding beta-1,4-galactosyltransferase 3-like — translation MMVIAKIRFLMLFLCVQLVVMALLYREGYRKRVAYFFGIFYKNGPHSLALLNAQNLSFPGDVYANLSLISRQTVRDDPLPYCPDTSPFIGGPLRVQLPDVLTFEDVVHKNPYVTRGGRYKPPDCESTHKTAIIIPHRNREQHLKYLLYFLHPFLQRQQLNYGIYIIHQAGNSTFNRAKLLNVGFKEAMKDEDWDCMFFHDVDLIPEDDRNLYTCDRFPKHASIAMDKFGYKLPYKTYFGGVSALTPEQYMKMNGFPNNYWGWGGEDDDIAVRVALSGMLISRPSIRHGRYKMIKHGHDKGNEQNPKRFNLLAKTRRTWKQDGMNSLQYTLLSKELPLLYTNITVDIGKDKNLRSRT, via the exons ATGATGGTGATCGCCAAGATCAGGTTCTTGATGCTCTTCCTCTGCGTCCAGCTGGTGGTGATGGCGCTGCTGTACAGAGAAGGTTACCGGAAGCGGGTGGCGTATTTCTTCGGAATTTTTTACAAAAACGGACCCCACTCCCTGGCGCTGCTGAACGCACAGAACCTTTCCTTCCCCGGCGACGTCTACGCCAACCTCAGTCTGATCTCCAGGCAGACCGTGCGCGACGACCCGCTGCCGTACTGCCCCGACACCTCGCCTTTTATAG GAGGACCCCTCCGGGTGCAGTTGCCCGACGTTTTGACATTCGAAGACGTGGTCCACAAGAACCCGTATGTGACCAGAGGAGGCCGGTACAAGCCCCCCGACTGCGAATCTACCCATAAGACCGCCATCATCATCCCGCACCGCAACCGGGAGCAGCACCTTAAATACCTCCTGTATTTTCTCCATCCCTTCCTGCAGAGGCAACAGCTCAACTACGGCATCTACATCATCCACCAG GCCGGGAATTCCACCTTCAATCGGGCCAAGCTGCTGAACGTGGGCTTCAAAGAAGCCATGAAGGACGAGGATTGGGACTGCATGTTCTTCCATGACGTGGACCTCATTCCCGAGGACGACCGCAACCTGTACACCTGCGACAGGTTCCCGAAACACGCGTCCATCGCCATGGACAAGTTTGGATACAA GTTGCCTTACAAGACTTACTTCGGAGGGGTCTCGGCTCTCACCCCGGAACAATACATGAAGATGAATGGCTTTCCCAATAACTACTGGGGTTGGGGCGGTGAGGACGACGACATCGCCGTTAG GGTGGCACTCAGTGGCATGTTGATCTCTCGGCCGTCCATACGACATGGGCGATATAAGATGATCAAACACGGACACGACAAAGGAAACGAACAGAATCCTAAAAG GTTTAACCTCTTGGCGAAGACGAGGCGGACGTGGAAACAAGACGGGATGAACTCTCTGCAGTATACCCTCCTATCCAAAGAGCTGCCACTCCTCTACACCAACATCACCGTGGACATCGGCAAAGACAAAAACCTGCGATCCCGAACGTGA
- the LOC138651614 gene encoding spidroin-1-like, whose translation MDQRRQQGPVREAAGGDGDQKRQQGPVREAAGAAWTRGGNRGQCGKQPGATGTRGGNRGQCGKQPGATGTRGGNRGQCGKQRGRRGPAEATGASAGSSRGRRGPEEATGASAGSSQGRRGPEEATGASAGSSRGGMDQRRQQGPVREAAGGDGDQRRQQGPMREAAGAAWTRGGNRGQCGKQPGATGTRGGNRGQCGKQPGATGTRGGNRGQCGKQPGATGTRGGNRGQCGKQPGATGTRGGNRGQCGKQRGATGTRGGNRGQCGKQPGRRGPEEATGASAGSSGGDEDQRRQQGPVREAAGGDGDQRRQQGPVREAAGAAWTRGGNRGQCGKQPGATGTRGGNKGQCEKQRGRRGPEEATGASAGSSRGGMDQRRQQGPVREAAGGDGDQRRQQGPVREAAGATGTRGGNRGQCGKQQGRHGPEEATGASAGSSRGRRGPEEATGASAGSSRGRRGPEEATRASAGSSRGGIDQRRQQGPVREAAGGDGDQRRQQGPVREAAGGDGDQRRQQGPVREAAGGDGDQRRQQGPVREAAGGDGDQRRRQGPMREAAGATGTSGGNRGQCGKQRGRRGPAEATGASAGSSGGRRGPAEATGANAGSSGGDGDQRRRHGPVP comes from the coding sequence ATGGACCAGAGGAGGCAACAGGGGCCAGTGCGGGAAGCAGCCGGGGGCGACGGGGACCAGAAGAGGCAACAGGGGCCAGTGCGGGAAGCAGCAGGGGCGGCATGGACCAGAGGAGGCAACAGGGGCCAGTGCGGGAAGCAGCCGGGGGCGACGGGGACCAGAGGAGGCAACAGGGGCCAGTGCGGGAAGCAGCCGGGGGCGACGGGGACCAGAGGAGGCAACAGGGGCCAGTGCGGGAAGCAGCGGGGGCGACGGGGACCAGCGGAGGCGACAGGGGCCAGTGCGGGAAGCAGCCGGGGGCGACGGGGACCAGAGGAGGCAACAGGGGCCAGTGCGGGAAGCAGCCAGGGGCGACGGGGACCAGAGGAGGCAACAGGGGCCAGTGCGGGAAGCAGCAGGGGCGGCATGGACCAGAGGAGGCAACAGGGGCCGGTGCGGGAAGCAGCCGGGGGCGACGGGGACCAGAGGAGGCAACAGGGGCCAATGCGGGAAGCAGCAGGGGCGGCATGGACCAGAGGAGGCAACAGGGGCCAGTGCGGGAAGCAGCCGGGGGCGACGGGGACCAGAGGAGGCAACAGGGGCCAGTGCGGGAAGCAGCCGGGGGCGACGGGGACCAGAGGAGGCAACAGGGGCCAGTGCGGGAAGCAGCCGGGGGCGACGGGGACCAGAGGAGGCAACAGGGGCCAGTGCGGGAAGCAGCCGGGGGCGACGGGGACCAGAGGAGGCAACAGGGGCCAGTGCGGGAAGCAGCGGGGGGCGACGGGGACCAGAGGAGGCAACAGGGGCCAGTGCGGGAAGCAGCCGGGGCGACGGGGACCAGAGGAGGCAACAGGGGCCAGTGCGGGAAGCAGCGGGGGCGACGAGGACCAGAGGAGGCAACAGGGGCCAGTGCGGGAAGCAGCCGGGGGCGACGGGGACCAGAGGAGGCAACAGGGGCCAGTGCGGGAAGCAGCAGGGGCGGCATGGACCAGAGGAGGCAACAGGGGCCAGTGCGGGAAGCAGCCTGGGGCGACGGGGACCAGAGGAGGCAACAAGGGCCAGTGCGAGAAGCAGCGGGGGCGACGGGGACCAGAGGAGGCAACAGGGGCCAGTGCGGGAAGCAGCAGGGGCGGCATGGACCAGAGGAGGCAACAGGGGCCAGTGCGGGAAGCAGCCGGGGGCGACGGGGACCAGAGGAGGCAACAGGGGCCAGTGCGGGAAGCAGCGGGGGCGACGGGGACCAGAGGAGGCAACAGGGGCCAGTGCGGGAAGCAGCAGGGGCGGCATGGACCAGAGGAGGCAACAGGGGCCAGTGCGGGAAGCAGCCGGGGGCGACGGGGACCAGAGGAGGCAACAGGGGCCAGTGCGGGAAGCAGCCGGGGGCGACGGGGACCAGAGGAGGCAACAAGGGCCAGTGCGGGAAGCAGCAGGGGCGGCATTGACCAGAGGAGGCAACAGGGGCCAGTGCGGGAAGCAGCCGGGGGCGACGGGGACCAGAGGAGGCAACAGGGGCCAGTGCGGGAAGCAGCCGGGGGCGACGGGGATCAGCGGAGGCAACAGGGGCCAGTGCGGGAAGCAGCCGGGGGCGACGGGGACCAGAGGAGGCAACAAGGGCCAGTGCGGGAAGCGGCCGGGGGTGACGGGGACCAGAGGAGGCGACAGGGGCCAATGCGGGAAGCAGCGGGGGCGACGGGGACCAGCGGAGGCAACAGGGGCCAATGTGGGAAGCAGCGGGGGCGACGGGGACCAGCGGAGGCGACAGGGGCCAGTGCGGGAAGCAGTGGGGGGCGACGGGGACCAGCGGAGGCAACAGGGGCCAATGCGGGAAGCAGCGGGGGCGACGGGGACCAGCGGAGGCGACATGGGCCAGTGCCGTGA